One window of Oscillibacter hominis genomic DNA carries:
- a CDS encoding putative ABC transporter permease: protein MSHYTLSQWILFFFFYCFCGWIWESCLVSVQKKTWVNRGFLHGPLLPIYGSGALIILLATLSVQDNLFLVFLLGMVAATILEYFTGAAMERLFRVRYWDYSDKPLNLNGHICLFCSLGWGAFSIFLVQIVHPPIQRLILRIPEGIAQVAAFLLAVATTVDAVQSFNAAMNLREMLENLAQSNEDLQRIQKRLEVYSAFAEEDLQRFRDKLDEGRYRLEGLRQERAMEKALRRASLRAQMQENVQRRRAWKLSVVQTLADGLEQYREKLDSATDLSAEYLEEKRAEIAEALEKLQRQRERIRSTSDKAYARAARILRGNPSARSKGLEEALEELRRLSSK from the coding sequence ATGTCCCACTACACCCTGTCCCAGTGGATTCTGTTCTTTTTCTTTTACTGTTTCTGCGGCTGGATCTGGGAGTCCTGCCTCGTTTCCGTGCAGAAGAAGACATGGGTCAACCGGGGGTTTCTCCACGGCCCGCTGCTGCCGATCTACGGCTCCGGGGCGCTGATCATCCTGCTGGCCACCCTCTCGGTCCAGGACAACCTCTTCCTGGTCTTTTTACTGGGCATGGTCGCCGCCACCATTTTGGAGTATTTTACGGGCGCCGCCATGGAGCGGCTTTTCCGCGTGCGGTACTGGGACTACAGCGACAAGCCCCTGAACCTCAACGGCCACATCTGCCTGTTCTGCTCCCTGGGCTGGGGCGCCTTCTCCATCTTTTTGGTACAAATCGTCCATCCGCCCATTCAGCGCCTGATTTTGAGGATTCCGGAGGGAATTGCCCAGGTCGCTGCCTTTTTGCTGGCCGTGGCCACCACCGTGGACGCCGTGCAGTCCTTCAACGCAGCCATGAACCTGCGGGAGATGCTGGAAAACCTTGCCCAGAGCAACGAAGACCTCCAGCGCATCCAGAAGCGGCTTGAGGTGTACTCCGCCTTCGCGGAGGAGGATTTACAGCGCTTCCGCGACAAGCTGGACGAAGGCCGCTACCGCCTGGAGGGGCTGCGCCAGGAGCGCGCCATGGAAAAGGCCCTCCGCCGGGCCAGCCTCCGCGCCCAGATGCAGGAGAACGTCCAGCGCCGCCGTGCCTGGAAGCTCAGTGTGGTCCAAACCCTTGCCGATGGGCTGGAGCAGTACAGGGAGAAGCTGGACTCCGCCACCGACCTATCCGCCGAGTACCTGGAGGAAAAACGCGCCGAGATCGCCGAGGCCCTGGAGAAGCTCCAGCGCCAGCGGGAGCGGATCCGCTCCACGTCCGACAAGGCCTACGCCCGGGCCGCCCGCATCCTGCGGGGCAACCCCTCGGCCAGGTCCAAGGGTCTGGAGGAGGCGCTGGAGGAGCTGCGCAGGCTGTCCTCCAAATAA
- a CDS encoding thymidine kinase — protein MAQLYFKYGAMGSSKTANALMVHYNYAERGQKALLVKPRLDSRDGDHMVVSRIGLSHPCIYFDELEAMGEAELKEFACVIVDEAQFLSREEVRHLVHLVDDLDIPVICYGLRSDFKGNLFTGSYELLVMADKIEEVKTVCWCGRKATFNARFDAEGHVLKEGEQVVLGAGEKYTSLCRRHWREGNLGPGFQVKR, from the coding sequence ATGGCGCAGCTTTACTTCAAATATGGGGCCATGGGGTCCAGCAAGACCGCCAACGCCCTGATGGTTCACTATAATTATGCTGAGCGGGGCCAGAAGGCCCTGCTGGTGAAGCCCCGGCTGGACAGCCGGGATGGGGACCATATGGTGGTCTCCCGCATCGGCCTCAGCCATCCCTGCATCTACTTTGACGAGCTGGAGGCCATGGGGGAGGCGGAGCTGAAGGAGTTTGCCTGCGTCATCGTGGACGAGGCTCAGTTCCTCAGCCGGGAGGAGGTCCGCCACCTGGTGCACCTTGTGGACGACCTGGACATCCCGGTGATCTGCTACGGGCTGCGCTCGGACTTCAAGGGGAATCTTTTCACCGGCAGTTATGAGCTGCTGGTGATGGCGGACAAGATCGAAGAGGTAAAGACCGTCTGCTGGTGCGGCCGGAAGGCCACCTTCAACGCCCGCTTTGACGCGGAGGGCCATGTGCTCAAGGAGGGGGAGCAGGTGGTTTTGGGCGCGGGGGAGAAGTACACCAGTCTCTGCCGGCGGCACTGGAGAGAGGGCAACTTAGGCCCGGGATTTCAGGTGAAGAGATGA
- a CDS encoding PF20097 family protein: MTAKEREPWDEPQKSPAKEVKTPQCCPWCGGEMRLGHLLAKGGGAVWWVQGEIEWKSKLIGPDPNQSLRVDDEGLLFTYKTAWYCPQCEKMAIDAAGMCPPYGSGEYTRKED; encoded by the coding sequence ATGACAGCTAAAGAGCGGGAACCTTGGGACGAGCCCCAAAAAAGTCCGGCCAAAGAGGTAAAAACGCCCCAGTGCTGCCCCTGGTGCGGCGGCGAAATGAGGCTGGGACATCTCTTAGCCAAGGGCGGCGGCGCCGTCTGGTGGGTGCAGGGGGAGATCGAGTGGAAGAGCAAGCTGATTGGGCCGGATCCCAACCAATCGCTGAGAGTGGATGATGAGGGACTGCTTTTTACGTACAAGACCGCCTGGTACTGCCCCCAGTGCGAAAAGATGGCCATTGACGCGGCCGGGATGTGCCCGCCCTACGGGTCCGGAGAGTATACACGGAAAGAGGATTGA
- a CDS encoding radical SAM/SPASM domain-containing protein: protein MFKRIYVEITNRCNLRCAFCPGTARPLRDMQEGEFSTVLSRLRGKTRYLYFHVMGEPLLHPRLGRFLALAGQEGFRVCLTTNGTLLSRREEELLAAPALHKVSVSLHSFEGNGGADMAPYLKQCWAFCRRASERGVLCVLRLWNEGGEDLRNDEILHFLETEAGPREGWARPRPNTWQLGERLYLERDGKFDWPDLAAEEKDTEFCYALRHQAAVLCDGTVVPCCLDHEGDLALGNLLHQELDEILNSPRARAIYDGFSHRRPAEELCRRCGYAKRF, encoded by the coding sequence ATGTTCAAACGGATTTATGTGGAGATCACCAACCGCTGCAACCTCCGGTGCGCATTTTGCCCCGGCACGGCGCGGCCCCTTCGGGACATGCAGGAGGGGGAGTTTTCCACGGTGCTCTCCCGCCTGAGGGGAAAGACACGCTACCTCTATTTTCACGTGATGGGCGAGCCGCTGCTCCATCCCCGGCTGGGACGGTTCCTTGCGCTGGCGGGCCAGGAGGGCTTTCGGGTCTGTCTGACCACCAACGGGACGCTGCTCTCCCGCCGGGAGGAGGAGTTGCTGGCCGCGCCGGCGCTCCACAAAGTGTCCGTCTCCCTCCACAGCTTTGAGGGTAACGGCGGCGCGGACATGGCACCCTACCTCAAGCAGTGCTGGGCGTTTTGCCGCCGGGCGTCGGAGCGGGGCGTCCTCTGTGTGCTGCGGCTTTGGAACGAGGGGGGAGAGGACCTTCGCAACGACGAGATTCTCCACTTTCTGGAGACGGAGGCAGGCCCCCGGGAGGGCTGGGCCAGGCCGCGTCCCAACACCTGGCAGTTGGGGGAGCGGCTCTATCTGGAGAGGGACGGAAAGTTCGACTGGCCGGACCTGGCGGCAGAGGAGAAGGACACGGAGTTCTGCTACGCCCTGCGCCACCAGGCGGCGGTCCTGTGCGACGGCACGGTGGTGCCCTGCTGCCTGGACCACGAGGGGGACCTGGCGCTGGGGAACCTGCTGCACCAGGAGCTGGATGAAATTTTGAACTCCCCCAGGGCCCGGGCCATCTATGACGGCTTTTCCCATCGCCGCCCGGCGGAGGAGCTGTGCCGCCGCTGCGGCTACGCCAAGCGATTTTGA
- a CDS encoding transcription factor, with protein MKQAKVICPICAYREKAPDETLTHCPRCNTDLTGSDPEQKVREAPGTYTAGKMGTNASIYLTDRRLLVVPEKLEGFNLTSVLTAAVVNKMTSKYGVVSVPLEQIRSVEEGKMGLLQKILIVVTADGEKIVLTLPKLKEWKEAIVNAAPNLN; from the coding sequence ATGAAACAGGCAAAAGTAATCTGTCCGATCTGCGCCTACCGAGAGAAAGCGCCTGACGAAACGCTTACACACTGTCCCCGGTGCAATACCGATCTCACCGGGAGCGACCCGGAACAGAAGGTGCGTGAGGCGCCGGGCACCTATACCGCAGGCAAGATGGGCACCAACGCCTCCATCTATCTCACTGACCGCCGGCTTCTGGTGGTGCCTGAAAAATTAGAGGGATTCAACCTGACCTCGGTGCTGACGGCGGCCGTTGTCAACAAGATGACCAGCAAATACGGCGTGGTCTCCGTTCCGCTGGAGCAGATACGGTCCGTGGAGGAGGGCAAGATGGGCCTGCTGCAAAAGATCCTCATCGTCGTTACCGCTGACGGTGAAAAGATCGTCCTCACCCTGCCCAAGCTGAAGGAGTGGAAAGAAGCCATTGTAAACGCCGCTCCGAACCTGAACTGA
- a CDS encoding radical SAM protein: MICNICPRRCAAERTERSGAGACAMPAGLRIARAGLHFWEEPCISGERGSGAIFFSGCNLRCCFCQNGTISAGGFGKAVSTNRLCRIMEELVSQGAHNINLVTPTHFTPWILEALNEPLGVPVVWNCGGYETVETLRTLEGKVQIYLPDFKYAMKEPALRYSRAADYFDYASAAILEMFRQTGPYQMEDGLLRRGVVIRHLVLPGQMENTRRCIDWVAEQFRPGDVLFSLMAQYTPQPDGPRELDRHVTGAEYRAAVEYMENCGIVDGFTQERTSAREEYTPPFDLTGV, translated from the coding sequence ATGATCTGTAACATTTGCCCGCGCCGCTGTGCCGCGGAGCGGACGGAGCGCTCCGGGGCGGGGGCCTGCGCCATGCCCGCGGGTCTGCGGATCGCCCGGGCGGGGCTCCATTTCTGGGAGGAGCCCTGCATCAGCGGAGAGCGGGGCTCAGGTGCCATCTTCTTCTCCGGGTGCAACCTGCGCTGCTGTTTTTGCCAGAACGGGACCATCAGCGCCGGCGGATTCGGCAAGGCTGTTTCCACGAACCGGCTGTGCCGGATCATGGAGGAGCTGGTGTCCCAGGGAGCCCACAACATCAACCTGGTGACGCCCACCCATTTCACGCCCTGGATTTTAGAGGCGCTGAACGAGCCTCTGGGCGTGCCCGTGGTGTGGAACTGCGGCGGCTATGAAACGGTGGAGACGCTGCGCACGCTGGAGGGGAAGGTGCAGATTTACCTGCCGGATTTCAAATACGCCATGAAGGAGCCGGCGCTGCGCTACTCCCGGGCGGCAGACTATTTTGACTACGCCTCCGCCGCCATATTGGAGATGTTCCGCCAGACCGGCCCCTATCAGATGGAAGATGGGCTGCTGCGCCGGGGCGTGGTCATCCGCCACCTGGTGCTGCCGGGCCAGATGGAGAACACCCGCCGTTGCATCGATTGGGTGGCGGAGCAGTTCCGCCCCGGAGACGTGCTTTTCTCCCTCATGGCGCAGTATACGCCCCAGCCGGACGGCCCCCGGGAGCTTGACCGCCATGTGACGGGGGCGGAATACCGCGCCGCGGTGGAATACATGGAAAACTGCGGCATTGTGGACGGCTTTACCCAGGAACGCACCTCAGCCAGGGAGGAATACACCCCGCCCTTTGACCTGACCGGCGTATGA
- a CDS encoding flavin reductase family protein has protein sequence MKELEFRKAAEFTSPNPLVLVCTEKPDGSVNLAPVSYVSYLSSNPPMLGFAMGKGSYTGKRTRETGKAVLAVPGSSLRDAAIHCGSVSGKDTDKVQSFQIPLASLPGTSIQIPADTRLALVVSLSQTVEVGNHFLHICSIDKIYGDEEKDALFAWDGYLRAACAREK, from the coding sequence ATGAAAGAACTGGAGTTTCGCAAGGCGGCTGAGTTCACCTCCCCCAACCCCCTGGTCCTGGTCTGCACAGAGAAGCCGGACGGCTCCGTGAACCTGGCCCCGGTGTCCTATGTGAGCTATCTCTCCTCCAACCCGCCCATGCTGGGCTTTGCCATGGGCAAGGGCTCCTACACCGGGAAGAGGACCCGGGAGACCGGAAAGGCGGTCCTTGCCGTCCCCGGCAGCAGCCTCCGGGACGCGGCCATCCACTGCGGCTCCGTCAGTGGAAAAGACACGGACAAGGTTCAAAGCTTTCAGATTCCTCTGGCCTCCCTCCCCGGCACCAGCATCCAGATTCCAGCAGATACCAGGCTGGCCCTTGTGGTCTCCCTTTCTCAGACAGTAGAGGTCGGCAATCACTTCCTCCACATCTGCAGCATCGACAAGATTTACGGAGATGAGGAAAAGGACGCGCTCTTCGCCTGGGACGGCTATCTTCGGGCGGCATGTGCCCGGGAAAAATAA
- the mutY gene encoding A/G-specific adenine glycosylase — protein MDQSKLKQLTAPLLSWYEQNARKLPWRETPANAYHVWISEIMLQQTRVAAVREYYARFLREFPTLADLARGEERLMKCWEGLGYYSRARNLQKAARQAMERFGGELPRTYEDLTSLPGIGDYTAGAILSIAWGQRVPAVDGNVLRLAARIMDCDEDISDIKVRRRFRSWVEEALPPAERCGDYNQAMMDLGATVCLPNGEPMCLLCPGRDFCAAREAGRQSSLPVKAPKKGRRLEERTVFVLLSSQGAALRRRPETGLLAGLWEFPNVEGALREEEAARVLKCWGIEPLRWEKRIAAKHIFTHVEWHMTGYVLLCQPSGPADFCWSDGRDFADKTVPTAFARFREEALEHLERQEGSE, from the coding sequence ATGGATCAGTCTAAACTAAAACAACTCACCGCCCCGCTCCTGAGCTGGTATGAGCAAAACGCCCGGAAGCTTCCCTGGCGGGAGACGCCGGCCAATGCCTACCATGTGTGGATTTCGGAGATCATGCTCCAACAGACCCGGGTGGCGGCGGTACGGGAGTATTATGCCCGCTTCCTCAGGGAATTTCCCACCCTGGCGGACCTGGCCCGGGGGGAGGAGCGGCTGATGAAGTGCTGGGAGGGCCTGGGCTACTACAGCCGTGCAAGGAATCTGCAAAAAGCGGCACGCCAGGCCATGGAGCGCTTTGGCGGAGAGCTGCCCCGGACCTATGAGGACCTGACGAGCCTGCCCGGCATCGGGGACTACACCGCCGGGGCCATCTTGTCCATCGCCTGGGGCCAGCGCGTTCCGGCGGTGGACGGCAATGTGCTGCGCCTGGCGGCGCGGATCATGGACTGCGATGAGGACATCTCCGATATCAAGGTCCGCAGGCGCTTCCGATCCTGGGTGGAGGAGGCGCTTCCGCCGGCCGAGCGCTGCGGGGACTACAACCAGGCCATGATGGACCTGGGGGCCACGGTGTGCCTGCCCAACGGGGAGCCCATGTGCCTGCTGTGTCCGGGCCGGGACTTCTGCGCTGCCCGGGAGGCGGGCCGCCAGTCGTCGCTTCCCGTAAAGGCCCCGAAAAAAGGAAGACGTCTGGAGGAGCGCACCGTATTTGTCCTCCTCTCCAGCCAGGGCGCCGCGCTGCGCCGGAGGCCGGAGACCGGCCTTCTGGCCGGCCTCTGGGAATTCCCCAACGTGGAGGGGGCGCTCCGTGAAGAGGAGGCGGCCCGCGTTTTGAAGTGCTGGGGCATTGAGCCGCTCCGGTGGGAAAAACGAATCGCCGCGAAGCACATTTTCACCCATGTGGAGTGGCATATGACCGGCTATGTGCTGCTCTGCCAGCCCTCTGGCCCTGCGGACTTTTGCTGGTCGGACGGACGGGACTTTGCCGATAAGACGGTGCCCACGGCCTTTGCCCGGTTTCGGGAGGAGGCGCTGGAGCACCTGGAGAGACAGGAGGGGAGCGAGTGA
- a CDS encoding winged helix-turn-helix transcriptional regulator: protein MDKDMSYEEYVEQVRQGILTSSGNCPVTPLLVMLQGKWKFQIIYELCIKGQIRFGELKKSLAGITNTMLTSSLRELERDGLVSRVQFNEIPPHVEYSLTERGKALLPVFYAMTKWGFEYIP, encoded by the coding sequence ATGGATAAGGACATGAGCTATGAGGAGTATGTGGAGCAGGTGCGCCAGGGGATTCTCACAAGCTCCGGGAACTGCCCGGTGACGCCGCTTCTGGTGATGCTGCAGGGCAAGTGGAAGTTTCAGATCATCTACGAGCTGTGCATCAAGGGCCAGATTCGCTTCGGAGAACTCAAGAAAAGCCTTGCGGGGATCACAAACACCATGCTGACCAGCTCTTTGCGGGAGTTGGAGCGGGACGGCTTGGTCTCCCGGGTCCAGTTCAACGAGATCCCTCCCCATGTGGAGTACTCACTGACCGAGCGGGGGAAGGCGCTGCTACCCGTCTTTTATGCCATGACCAAATGGGGGTTTGAGTACATTCCGTAA